The sequence below is a genomic window from Theobroma cacao cultivar B97-61/B2 chromosome 6, Criollo_cocoa_genome_V2, whole genome shotgun sequence.
ggcaaaaatgtaatttttgacttttacgggggtaaaagtgtaaattttaaaaattactccaccaagactttggataagtctgagaattttatatatgctatggatatgtgggacaagtgtttggtgaaaatttggaaacaaatggatggctagaatttaaggaattaataaaacattaaaaaaataaataaaataatattatattattttagcatttaaaaaggtaaaaattccagaattctcatcttcttcagccgtccaaaccaggggagaaaagggggaaaaaaacaaataagaaccctacatgaaaatttggggaaaatcaagagaaatcaagaaatcaagcattgaaaaggtaaatttcattgattttccttgtgattttcattacccatgcattttttttctcattttcgtgcaaaattagaaagtgggtatggacacccatgctggccaaacctccatggatgagttttgagcttgagttttggttgattttaattgaattaagtgattttagttaggttatattgaaatatagcaaaaataagctagagaaataattttctcccattgaaacccattatgccgaattttctaggggaatattggctgctgatcttgatgtttatttgaggaattatgatgaataatgatgaattatgagcctagaaaaataatgggaattttcggagcaaaaatatgaatttttacccactaggggtattttcgtaatttgctatcgagactgataatttgcaccacactgagggacattaagtcaatttgggtgcaattgaggtatagaaactgaaaaaaattaatttggagtttaaacggacgcgtatatcgatttatcgggtaaaagaccgaaataggctaacaccgcatttaggcaaaaatttagacatttttgcattccatatcaagcattagtagtctaaattagtttaatttcaatttagtaccaatgtggtgaatttctcgattttgtactgtgtcaaggtggtgagtcctccgataaaggcaagggaattgcacccgaggaccagtagtctgagtatttcgaaaatccccactctagacacggtgagtaaccttaccatcattttaattatctaaagtatgtttttattcggttttggtgaattttatgaaaatgagttcaaatggtaaatttttatgttttgtaaacaaaatgagtttaaatgaaaatattttataaattgtcttgaaacgaaataacgattttgaaaatagagtaattggagaccactgatatgttgtaaatttaaaattgaattaatggcttatgttattgtattggcatgactggctgggctgtgttttttatgaattgtatgaattgctttattttacccttgcaggctgggtagtaatatattagccctgtcatgctgtcaaaattttattgtatggtgggtttgacctgctgcagtgggctggattctgtggactagcctattagaggggcacggaatcctgttatatttttacctcggttggagaggcgagtagggtaactcctgaggtataacttttagagttcacttcacgccaaaccacctcgtgaaggggaactcggccaacgtcaaggaatggctatgttttcaaaataaaaacatgactttctaatagccttggcggactcagttgggatagccctcggccaaggtatcccaaataactgagtatgataataatttttggcatgagccaagctttttaagaaattcataagccatactgattacttgctttaaataaattgatttcatttggttgaaataagttgaaagatgataaattacagtttgatgaaatgttttaatagtctccttttactcgactttagatattttgagtgatgtttgtttactcactgggattttataatctcaccaccctcatttccacccatttcaggctcagaatagattgtagataactgatatcggcgaggattacagttgaacttgccacatccaaagactgtaggttcatttcttttgatacttttggtcattcgtgggcccacgtgtcactgtaaattaaattctatactttggttatctgtattacggtatgtaagaatttattttgcttttacgctataaaaattatttatgcagtgttcttaaaatatctttttatgtgaaaattgaatattttatttaatatttttattttattataacagtcataatttcattttaaacgaatgttttagacatccaaaattatttttgattatgaaatatgtgttttccacttacatactatatttttagatgattttgagatttttgggataaatgaccaaaatacccttatgagacgaaaattattattttatttgtttaagttggaaacagttacccacagaggaaatgagaagctgagattaaagccttgcgggattcCGGTTGatattccgggtaatgaacgTCGATCGAGACGTcgtgacggttgtcacgggctcgatgggagttccgggtcatgacaaaaaGTGTCACCaagaatatttttaataacataTTTTAGAAGTGTAGTAGTGTGcataaagataataataataataacattgaATACTAGTactttatttcattattgGTTTTCATGTTTGCAGGAATCTTTGGTCTTGTTTTACGTTAAAAGTTCGTTATGGAGAGTTTAATAGAGTtgttgtaaaaaataaaaggtaaagTACAACTACTACAtagagagaaagtattgattACAATGAAACTTTTTTCATGTATCATTTAAGGATGTTTTGAGAATAATTTTGGCATCAGTAGCTCATTATAATTTAGAACTACACCAGATGGATGTTTTAAAGGGATGGTGTGTAGACTCAAAACGTCTATTTAAGAACTCAAACAAGCTTCTCATTAATGGTATCTTCAAATTAAGGAAGTAATCACATCTTGCGATTTTGTTGAGAACAAGGTAGACAAATGATATATCTCAAAGATCAATTGGAAcaagtttatttttcttattttgtgtGTTTATAGAATTTGCTTGCAAGTAGTAGTTTGGGGATGCTACAAAAAACTAAGAAGTTATTGTCTAGGGAATTTGACATGAAAGATTTTGGGGAAGCatctaaatatttttgaaattaaaatctaTAGGGATAGATCTCGTGACTTGTTGGAACTCTCTCAACGTGCATATATTGATAAGTGTTGAATAGATTTTCTATACTTAATTGTAAAGATAAAGATGTGCTAATTATTAAAGGAAATAAATTGAACTTGATACAATGTCCTAAAAATGATGTTGAGAGATAATCAATGAAAAAGTATCATATGAAGGTTGATGTATACTTTTGTTTGGGccaaaaaccatttaaaacaaaaaaacaatagCAAATAAAGAGTCATGAAGCCAAAGACATTGTCTTCATAGCAAGGagcttttcatatttttaaatatcatgttcaACTTCATCCTCTCTTGACTTTAGTACAATTTTGTATtagttttgtttgttttatttgtttgattggtttaattattaatttttattcacaAATGTGAAAAGatatatgattttaattataatatttacttgtaatatataatgttataaaaataataagataaaGAGCTGTTAAAAAAATCGGAAAGAAATCTTTGATgatgttatatatatttaagttttaaattatttagttATATTTTAACTATATACTTGACCGATTATATATTATTGTTAAAACATAGCAGTGTTCTCTTATCTACTTACTACACATATTtatctacatatatatatatatatatatatatatatgatatacaatagattttattaaaaatattaattataaatcaaTGAATTGGTTCATGATTGATGTTTCGTGTGCCTCCATACAGGGAATAAAGGTTCTATTCTATCCTAGGCTCCAACCATTCATTAAGCCCCACGGGGCCCTTTGGCCCAATTAttttaggaaaaataaaatcaataattgcATATGGCTAAATCATGTAcatctttattttcatttagaTTATGCAtagatttaattaatttatttattttagttcatGACTATCTGccattaatattataaattgaatttatatttgatacacTATTAATATATAGATTCTATATATTATTACATGAACTAAATGTTATCTccttattaaaaaataaattaaaaatttagacatattaaaaataaatactcataatttttaaaatatttattttaaaaaaatttaaattttctccaTGTATATTTATGAGATAACACTCTACAATTAAATGAtactatataaatattattttaagacagcatatcaaatataaatcattataaattaagatcatatttttatcctcggacaaaaaaaaattctattacAAAACCTTGTTTTCACATTTTGCTAAATACCCCAAGGTTTTTGATAAACAACAGGAAAATTGACTTTCCTAAGAGTTTTAACTGCCTTGAGTTCTTCCCCATGCTACCTTTGTGAATCTAACAAGACCATAAGACCATAAGAAGAAAGCAGAATCAACCAGTTGGCAAAAGATATATTGAGgcaataaaattttggttaaaacttGTGGCTGTGCTTCACGGGTTTCATAAGCCAATGCAATCAAGCCTGTCATCATTTGGCATGATGCATTTTTAACACTTCGCCTAACATTGATCACAAGAAATAATGCTTTGACTTCAATTGATTCTCCTTTGAGATAGatcgatatatatatatatttcttttatagttTCTTGAAATAATTAACAGAATAGTTTTCACAAGATTTGCTGTTGTACCTTTCAGTCACGAGGTATTGGATTCATCCACAGAAGAATGTGCATGATTAGGAAAGTAAACTACAGGAAATGGGCAGTTGGTTGGATGGACAGAATAGACCCAAGATTCAAGAAGCCAATGGCTTTCATCAAAGATTCAATTACAAGCAGGGAAAAACCTCTGATATGTAATGAGATTTAGGACCTTTACAAGAGAATTCTTGGATGAGGGAGGTTTAACTTGGTTAGGCTTTGATAGTTTAGTCAGTTTAATTTACAAACAACAGgctaaataaaatttaatctttcCTTATACTAtaagacaaaaataataagtgGGATATAATtagattttgttttctcttgtAATTTGATTCCTTCATCTGCTGCCCCATCAAGTTTAAATCCTTCTGGTGGGTTGTTTGTTACTAATATAAAAGGATGGAAAGAAATGGTGCTCATTACTTTATATAAGCATGATGCAATCACTTCTGCCGCCCCCCACCCCCCCTGGTTTTTAGCAGGCTTTGACcttcaaattgaaaatgaacCATCCAATTGTTGCAGCTTTCATGAATGAAACTAGACCCTCCAACATATAGAATTATCTAAATTTGTTGTGGATTATTCTCCTTTAACTCACAGCTCATTTCTCGAACATGCACCCCACGTTCAACCATTACATACACTAAAATGGAGAAACCAACACAACAATCAGCACCCCAAAATTTTGTCAAACTCTCTGTACTCCCCAATAACACACCTCTCTCTAAAATCATTTGGAAGAGGGGACtcctttttgttattttttggtCTCCTTTCCCTCTTCCATACCTCTCTCGTACAACAAGGACAAACAACAATATCTTTCTCTCCGTTTGTTATTTGCTCTTTGTATTGCTTGACTCCTTGCAACAAGTTGTTTTCCAGAAACATTAAAAGATGGTTCGGGCTCTTgaacaagaacaagaaaattatAGGTCTAGGTTGTTTCATTTCAGGGATATGAATGAGAACACAGGAAGACATGCAAAGAGTTTGAGTATTGAGAGTGCTAGTAGATTAGAAGAGGCAGGTATGGGGGAAGAGGTAGCAGTTAGAAGTCAGGGATCAAGAACTCAAAATGATCTACTGTCATTGAATAGAGGCGACAGGGGTCTCAGGTCAAGGATCGGCAAGGAAGAAATGGCTGCTGCCTTCCAAGCCAGAGAAAAGCAGCTATTAAATGGCAAGTTTCATACTTCTTTAGACTAGGGATGGATTTAACTGCATGCAATGttttatactatatatttcCATTGTATTCTTGGAGTCATCAataatctttcaaattttgatatgattgaaaagaaaataaacagtATGATATGTTATAGATTAATTCCTCTAAGCAGAGAGTTTTATGGTATAGAATTATACATCCCtagagaaacatttttctaATGTTGGAGATTTTGGTTTTCTatattataaaacataaagagaaGGCTGGTTTCTTATTGTTGACTGttggttatgaaatatatGCATGATTTTGATTCAGATATGGAGCAGATGAAGGAAAAGTTTGCTAAATTACTCTTAGGTGAGGATATGTCAGGTGGAGGGAAGGGAGTTTCGTCAGCTTTAGCATTGTCAAATGCCATTACAAACCTTGCAGGTATTTTCTCCTTTCctgttttttctctctcctataTAATACAGCACTAAATTGAGAATGGCTTTTGCCTAATCAATAGGAAATGACAAACTTTGGTCTCATCAGTATATATGCTCTCCtatatttatcaatttctCTTGATTCTGTTTCTCGTTGTACCTCAATGTCATCCAGCTTCTGTCTTTGGTGAACAATCACGCCTAGAGCCTATGTCAgctgaaaggaaaggaaggtggagaaaagaaatagattGGCTCTTATCTGTCACTGATCACATTGTTGAATTTGTTCCTTCTCAACAGAAAAACAAAGATGGATCAAACATGGAGGTATCTCTCTCCACCCTTCTTTCTGACAGTATCTGAGCAATTATATGGCTATATCTATATGCATACATGCATTTTCTCCAGGGATCAAGTATAACTTAGAATCTTTATTTCTTGATTATCAGATAATGGTCACAAAGCAACGGGCAGATCTTCATATGAACATTCCTGCCTTGCGGAAAATTGACACATTGCTTACTGTAAGGACATAGACTTATATATGCTTTTAGTTCATTTAAACATAGATTTGCTCAATCGTGATAATAATCAAGCAACAATCTAGTACCTCATTTCATGATGCTAAACTTACAATGCTCAGGACTGCCTAGATAACTTCAAGGACCAAAATGAATTCTATTATTTGTCAAGAGATGCCCCAGACtcagaaaaaggaaacaacAAGAGAAAAGATGACAAATGGTGGCTGCCTACTGTAAAAGTTCCCCAAGATGGTTTGTCAGATGCATCAAGAAAAAACCTGCAGTACCAAAAGGATTGTGTGTCTCAAGTGCTTAAAGCAGCAATGGCAATTAATGCCCAAGTTCTGTCAGAGATGGAGGTCCCTGAAAACTATATTGAATCCCTCCCCAAGGTAAAGAAGGAAAATTCCAAATATCTAATATGTTGCATGCAATCTAGTTTCACAAATCCCTTGCTCACCGTTACCTttcgttgtttatttttttagaatgGGAGAGCTAGTCTTGGTGATTCAATCTATAGGAGTATCACAGTTGAATTCTTTGATCCTGATCAATTTCTCTCCACCATGGACTTATCATCAGAGCACAAGATTGTAGACCTCAAGAATAGAATTGAGGCATCTATAATAATATGGAAGAGGAAGATGAACCAAAAGGACGGAAAATCAGCTTGGGGTTCCGCTGTTAGCCTGGAGAAGAGAGAACTCTTTGAGGAGAGAGCTGAGACCATCTTACTCATTATCAAACAACGGTTCCCAGGAATTCCTCAATCTTCACTAGACATCAGCAAAATCCAATACAACCGGGTACTTGATTTTGCTGATACatagaaattttttataaaacattgGCATGATCCTCTTAGACAATGCATCGTTAATATCTCCTATTGCTTTTTCTTAGTGTCCTATCACAATGATAGCTCAAGTTTTCCTCTTAATGTAAGCATAGCCTGAGAAGGTCAAACCTCTCGTAGTCCTTTTCATGGTAAAGGAAGCTTGATCCATGAGAATATCACCTACGCCTTGGAAACttattttatggattttttGTTGGCATCACAGGATGTAGGGCAGGCTGTCCTAGAGAGCTACTCAAGAATACTGGAAAGCTTGGCCTTTACGGTCTTGTCTAGGATTGAAGATGTCCTCCACGCTGATTTTGTTGCCCAAAATCCCAGTCAAGCATCATGCAAAAGGAACCCTTTAACGGATGACAGCCAACCTATTTTGGTGCTTCCAAACCCAAAATATGATG
It includes:
- the LOC18595945 gene encoding rop guanine nucleotide exchange factor 12 yields the protein MVRALEQEQENYRSRLFHFRDMNENTGRHAKSLSIESASRLEEAGMGEEVAVRSQGSRTQNDLLSLNRGDRGLRSRIGKEEMAAAFQAREKQLLNDMEQMKEKFAKLLLGEDMSGGGKGVSSALALSNAITNLAASVFGEQSRLEPMSAERKGRWRKEIDWLLSVTDHIVEFVPSQQKNKDGSNMEIMVTKQRADLHMNIPALRKIDTLLTDCLDNFKDQNEFYYLSRDAPDSEKGNNKRKDDKWWLPTVKVPQDGLSDASRKNLQYQKDCVSQVLKAAMAINAQVLSEMEVPENYIESLPKNGRASLGDSIYRSITVEFFDPDQFLSTMDLSSEHKIVDLKNRIEASIIIWKRKMNQKDGKSAWGSAVSLEKRELFEERAETILLIIKQRFPGIPQSSLDISKIQYNRDVGQAVLESYSRILESLAFTVLSRIEDVLHADFVAQNPSQASCKRNPLTDDSQPILVLPNPKYDADTPNSMTLSDLLTWSLDQNDSEANKDSTDELSKEGDAKHMQKLNVVTNKKVSYLESLGGLRSPTARH